The DNA sequence TTTTGCCAAAAAGCACAAACAATCGTATACCACAAATATGGTCAACGGAAATATTCAGCTAAGGGATGGTCATATCCAAAAGCTGTACACATGTGGAAGCAAAAAAAGTCCTCTTGGTAGGCTCATAAGGTCCTTTCATTTTACCAAGAGGACTCAATAAAAAAGCATAGAGGTAAAGGTGTTGCGCCTATAAAGCCGTCACCGCGACAAATACCCCATTTAAACGTCTGCTGGGAAAATAATCCCCGTTTGTTTTCGTGCTTGTTCGATAATGTCAATCGTTGTAAGGGAATTGTGATGTGAATTGATTTCGGATTCGTGTTTTCCGTTTTGGATTAATTCAATAAATTCTTTTACTTCGTAATACATTGGATGCTCTCGTTGTTTTTCAGTAATGTCTTCTATATGGCCATTGCGGTAGCGAATTTCGACTTTTTGCGGTGTGTGAATAGTATCCATCAAAATGCTTCCTTCTTCACCTTGAATTTCTGAAGGAATATAGGAATTTGTAATTTTTGAATACATGACAACACCATCCATATCACCATAATGAAGGATGATGCTTCCCTCGCCGTCCACTCCAGATGGAAGTCGAATACTATTTGCTTGAACACTTTGCGGTTTTCCGAATAAAAAGACCATTGGATATAGGCAGTAAATGCCAATGTCCATTAATGCGCCATTTGAAAATCGTGGATTAAAGGCATTTAATACAATTCCATTCTTATATTGATCGTAGCGTGACGAATATTGACAGTAGCTGGCAAAATAGCGGCGGATTTTTCCGATTTTATGTATATGTTTCCGAATGGATAAAAAGTTCGGTAAAAGTGTCGTTTTCATAGCTTCCATTAATACAACATTGTGTTCTTTCGCTGCCTTTAACATCGCTTTCACTTCTTTTGTATTGGATGCCATTGGCTTTTCACATAAGACATGTTTTCCATGCTTCATGAATAATATTGCTTGTTCAGCGTGAAATGAATTTGGGCTGGCGATATAAACGGCGTCCACTTCATTGCTTTTTGCCATCTCTTCTAAGCTCGTAAAGGTAAGCTTAGCCCCAACTTTTGCTGCAAATTTCTTCGCTCTTTCCTCTGTACGTGAATATACAGCTGTTAATGAAAAATCAGGGATATTTTTTGCGGCTTTTAAAAATTCCTCTGTAATCCAGTTTGTCCCGATTGTTGCAAATCTGATCATACCTACATACCTCCCTTATGTATATCCTAACATCACTCCCCCGCGGCTAAAAGGCAGTCGTGAATTGGGATTGATTGCCCTTCAAGCGGATGTCTCCATATCAATAGGATAAATCGATTATACGTGAAATAGAATTCATTTGATCATTACATGACCAATGTTAACATAATCGGAATTGTGATCGTACTAGCGAATGTTGTGAATCATGTACGAATAGGTTGCGTTCTGAACTTAACATTCCATAAGCTCCCGCAGCTACCACTCACTGTTTCTTTACGATTATAAAAAAACATTGTAAAATGTCAAAAATACTGAATTTAGAAGGTGAGAATCGGATGCTAGACTTTCATAAGGAACGATACCTTCAAAAAATAAATCATCGATTAGCAAAATTTCCAGTAGAAACGGAATTTTTCCCTTTAACAATAGAAGCTCGTTATTCGGAATATTTTTTGTCTTTATTGGAAAAAGTGCATAAGACCGGTATGAATATTTATTGTGATTTAGGTTTGCTGATTCCTGCTAAAGTGAAGGCGGAGGTTTTTGGGGTATTTGTGATAAAGCCGAAAAAACATATGGAGAAATGGTTTGAAGAGAACATAGAGATGATAGAATGTATAGCGGAAGCTTTGGTTGAAATGATTTCCACCGAAATGGAGAAAGGGCTATTAGAGAAGGAAAATGATATGTTTCGGATGGAGATTCAGCATCTTTTTTTATCAACAAAGGATTTTGTTGCATTAGTGTCACCGGACGGAACCATTCAAGAAATGAGCGATTCCTTCGCTTCTTATTTAAAGAAAAGCCGTTCCTCTTTAATCGGTGAACCGATAACGGATTTGATTTCACAAGAATATTTTCAAAATATTAAAAAAACATATGAGAATAAAGATTGGAATGTAACGCTTCATCATATTGAAGAAGAACAAATCAATGTTTATGTGAAGCCGCTCTATTATCTTCATTCGATTACCTCTTATTTGTTATATTTCAAACCAATTCAGTCAAAGGCGAAAGTGAAGCAACATACCGTTTATCAATTTCATGATATTAAAGGGGTCAGTCATTCGATTCAATCCGTGATCGAAATGGCAAAGCGTGTTGCCCCAAGCAGTACGACGATTATGCTGCGCGGCGAAAGTGGCACAGGCAAGGAAGTATTTGCTCAATCTATTCATCAGTACAGCAATCGCGCTCATAAACCATTTATTGCAATTAACTGTGCTGCTATACCTGAAACATTATTGGAAAGCGAATTATTCGGTTATGCAAAAGGTGCCTTTACAGGAGCGAAAGAAAGGAAAAAGGGGCGCTTTGAATTAGCTAACGGAGGGACCATTTTTTTAGATGAAATTGGAGATATGTCGTTACATCTTCAAGCAAAATTGTTGCGGGTCATTCAAGAACGAAAAATCGAGCCGGTAGGAGACACGAAAAGTATCGATGTGGATGTCCGCATTATTGCTGCTACACATCAAAATTTAGAAAAACTCGTTAAGGAAGGGAAATTCAGGGAAGATTTATATTATCGGTTAAATGTCATTCCGATCACCATCCCACCATTAAGAGAAAGAAAAGAGGATATACCGATTTTAATTGAATATTTTATCAAATATTGGTCAAACCGATTAAATCGTCCTCCTAAGCGATTGTCGCAAAACGTATATCAATTACTGCTAGAATATGACTGGCCGGGAAATGTGCGAGAGCTGCAAAATGTTATTCAGCATTTAGTAGAACTTGAAATTGGAGATATTGTCACCGTTAAAAGCTTGCCGGATTATTTAAAAAATCAACCCGCCATGAATGTGAAGAAAACAAACGAATATCGTGATCAACATTCAAGAGACGAAAAAGATGAAATTATTCAATTATTAGATCAATTTGGTCGAGATACCCCTGGTAAAAAGAAAGTGGCTGAAGCGTTAGGAATTAGCTTGTCAACGTTGTATAGGAGAATGAACAAATTGAAAATCAAATAGTGAGAAAACATAAGAAAAAATGAGAAAAATTGAGAAAAATTGAGAAAAAATCAGAAAATAATGGGGAAACCACTATTTTCTGATTTTTCATTATCATCAGTAAAATAAATGCCAAATAAAAAAATCATTGATTTAAAAGGAATTGAGAAAAATTAAAAATTGGCATAAAACTTGCTATTAATATTAACAAACCGGGAGGAAAAGGAAATGGCTTGGACAATCACAAAAAAAGATATTCCAGACATCGCATTAGGTGCAAAACTATTATCTTGTGGAGGTGGTGGAGACACAAAAACAATTGAACATTTGCTTCTATCCGTAATGGATGATCAGGACCTTATAGTCGTTAAAACAGTTGAAGAAATAATGGATGAATGGATTGTACCGATAGGAATGATCGGGTCACCTGTATTATATATGGAAGATATACCTGTTGGAGATGAAGGGAAACAAATATTGGAATATTATGAACACCATACAAGAAAACAGGCAAATGCCCTTATATCCATAGAAATTGGTGGCATGAACGCCTTAGTGCCGCTATTAGTTGCCTTACAAAAGCATCTCCCGGTGATTGACGGCGACGGAATGGGAAGATCCTTTCCTGAGCTAGATATGACAACATTTTATGGGTCAAACATACCGATCCCGCCGCTAGCCTTAAAAACGCTTCATCATGAAGTCATGTTAACAAAGGGAGATATCATACAACAAACAAAAGAAATCATAATGAACGACAGTGGATATGGTCATTTTATCTCCTATGGCATGAGCGGTAGAGAAGCAAAAACATCGATGATCCCTGGAACATTAAAGCTTGTTCTATATCTAGGAAAAGCGTTGAAGTCTGGAAGTCGAACGGAAAAGCTTGAAAAATTACAAGCAGCATTCGAAAACTCAGTATATGGGAAGCCGATATTTCAATTTAAAGGAACGATTATTTCCTTGCAAAAATGGTTTGAAAAAGAAGGACTAGTAGGAAGATTTTTTGTCATAGGGAGGTCTCCATTTTCGAATCGGACGATTCAAATTCAATTTCAAAATGAATTTTTATGTATTGAAGAGCAAAATGGCATGATGTTTACAACACCGGAATTAATTTTACTTCTCGATGAGCGAACACTCCTGCCTTGTAGTGTTTCCGAAATTGAAGAAGGACAGCATGTTCTCGTGTTTGTCATTCCTGCTCCGAATATGCTCAGAACTAGTGGCATGATTCAGCTAGTCGGCCCACAGAGATTTGGTTTACCAGGGTCATACAAACCTTTTGAACTAGAAGGAGGTAAACTAGATGAGGCTCGGAATTGATGTCGGAGGGACAAACACGAATGCAGTATTAGTTGCTGATGATGGGAAAATCGTAGCGGTTTCCCAACAACTCACAACAGACGATATTTTGACTGGAATTTTTGAGGCACTGAAACAAATGTTTTCAGATACGAAGCTCAATCCGAAAAAGATAAAAGGTGTGTTTATTGGGACAACCCATGTATCAAATGCTCTTTATTTTGAAACAGGATTAGTCAATGTTGCATTAATTCGACTTTCAAAACAAAAAAGCTTCATCAAGCCTGCTTTAAAATGGCCTAAATCTTTAAAGTCATATATACGACACGAATTTCATGTTCCAAGTACGCTCAGTTTTACAAAAAAGGATCCAACATGTGTGATTGAAAATGAGGTATTATCTGATATTTTTTCAGAAATTGAAAAATCAGGTGTAGAAGCAGTTTGTATTGTCGGAGCCAATTCTCCCTTTCATGAAATCGAGGAAAAATGCGTTCAAAAACAGCTGTTAGAAAGATTTCCCGACATGCATGTCACGATGTCCCATACGATTGGAAGCTTAGGATTTATTGAAAGAGAGAATGCCGCTTTATTAAATGCGATGCTGTCAAAGGTGCTAAAAAACGCTCTTAAAGGGATATCAACGATATTTGAAAAGCTGAATGTACATTGTCCTTATTGGTTAATTCAAAATAATGGATCCATTATGAGCATCGAAGAAGCGATGCATTTTCCAATATTAACGATTAGTTCGGGAGTGTTGAACAGCTTAAGAGGTGCTTCTATCTTAACAGAGCTTCGTGATTTTATTTTAGTGGATGTCGGCGGGAGTACAATCAACATTGGCAAAATGGTCAATGGGAGGATGGAAGAAAATGTTGGATCTTCAACGTTATTAGGAATTGAAATCAATATGCCGATACCAGCCATTACCTCATTGCCATTTGGATTTGAAAGTGTTGTAAAAGGCGAAAAAGGATTTCTCTCTCTTGAAAAAAAGAAGGAAAAACTGATCGGAAATGCTCAAATCACATTGGACGGAAACAAATGGACGATTACCGACTGTTTTTTAAAAAAATCTCCCATTTTCCCTTTTTATCCGAACAACCATAAGAGGAACTTGGAAAAATTATCAGAAGAGGAATGTCAAAAAATTGTGAAGTTTGTAATCAAGGAAACGAAGCAAGCGATTGACAAATACGAGGAATTAAATAGAGATATCCCGATTGTATTAGTCGGAGGGGCAAGTCCATTTTTAAAAGACAGACTATTTGGTAAATATCGAAAAGTTTATCATCCAGCTGGCTACGCTTATTGCAATGCCATCGGAGCTTGTTATGCACCTGTTAGCGCCCAGCTAGATAAGGTGCTATGGCTCCATGATGAAAAAAAAGAACACGTCATTGAAAAAAGAAAGCAAGAAGTCATTGATACCGTTATTCGTAAAGGGGCAAAACGAGATACTGTACAAGTAGTTTCAATCAAGGAATATCCGTTCGCTTATTTAAAAGGTCAAGTTTTGCGAGTGCGGATTAAAGCAGAGGGAGAATTATGAAATGAAAGGGTGATGAAGATTCATGCAAGATGACAAAAAAATAAAAGATTTTGAACGTGAACCAGTACCTCAGGAGCTTCGGAAAGGTTGGTTGAATTTAGGAGCCGTTTGGCTCGGAATTGGAATCTGTTTAGCCTCTGTTATTACAGGGGGAACGCTTGGAGCGGGTTTAACGATTTCTCAAGCTATTTTTGCGGCCATTATTGGTTCTCTGTTATTGTCTATCATCAGTGCGTTATGTTCAGTCGTTGGCGCCAAAACAGGACTATCAACAGGATTAGTTTCCAAGTTTGCTTTAGGTGAATATGGATCCTATGCTGTCTCTATCGTTATTTCGATTTCGTTATTTGGTTGGTTTGGCGTGCAAACACAGCTATTTGGGGCAAGCGCTCAACAGATTTTACATGAGTTATTTGGCGTTAACATAAGTGTTGATTTGTTATCCATCATCGGTGGTTTATTAATGACAACGAGTGCCGTGATTGGCTATAAGGCGATTGAAAAATTAAGTATTTTAGCGGCACCCCTTATGAGCTTTTTATTAATTGCCTCTTTATGGAAGGTTGTTCATTCACATACGTGGAGTGAAATATCCATCCCGCCATTAGCAGAAAATGCGATGCCGTTTACGATTGCTGTATCGATTGTTGCCGGCTCCTTTATTGTCGGCTCAGTTATTGGTCCGGACATTGCCCGTTATGCGAAAACACCAAAAGATGCTGTTTTGGCATCATTTTTTGGATTTTTAATTGGATATAGCTTTGTCCTCATTATTGCAGCGATATTGGCAAAAGCAACAAGTCAATCCGATATTGTGCAAATTATGCTTGGGTTAGGTTGGGGAAGCTTTGCGATGTTGATTTTAATCCTAGGACAATGGACAACAAATGACAACAATCTTTATTCATCGGCATTAGGCTTTTCCGTTATTTTTAAGAAAGTGCCTAAATTTATCCTTACGATCATTGCTGGTGTTATTGGAACCTTATTAGCGGCATTAAATATTTATGACAGTTTCGTTCCATTTTTAATCTTTTTAAGTGTTCTAATCCCTCCAATTGGAGGTATCTATACAGCGGATTATTTTGCAAATCAATCAAAATATTCGTTTGAGCATCTTAACACGGTTGGAAAAGTCAATGTCATTGGTGCTGCAACATGGATTGTTTCAGCATTCATTGCCTTCTGTACAACGCCAAGTCCAAATGGGTTCGGTCTGTTCACGCTGACTAATGCTCCTGCATTAGACGCCTTTTTAATTGCCTTTGTTATGCAGTTTGCATTAGTGAAAGCGGCTGAGACGAGAAAGAAGAAACTAAAAATAAATCAACAAGCCATGTAAAAGGAGAGATGGATGTATGCGGTTCATTGGCAAACAAGAAATTGAAGATATTGCAATTGGTGCAGCACTTTTAGGAACAGGGGGCGGTGGAGACCCTTATATTGGGAAACTGATGGCGCTTCAAGCCATTGAAGAGTTTGGACCAATCAAGCTGCTTTCGGTAGATGAGGTTCCAGATGATGCCTTGATCGTTCCTTCTGGCATGATGGGGGCGCCAACCGTTTTAGTTGAAAAAGTACCGAGTGGAGACGAAGCACTTCAAGCATTCAAAAGCTTAGAATCTTATCTAGGGAAAAAGATTTTTGCTACGATGCCAATCGAAGCTGGTGGTATTAACTCCTTATTACCGCTTGCCCTTGCAGCGCGATTAGGCCTCCCGGTCGTTGATGTCGATGGAATGGGGCGAGCTTTCCCAGAATTGCAAATGGTTACTTTCTACTTGGATGGGATTTCGGCAACGCCAATGGTTCTTGCAGATGAAAAAGGAAACTCCACACTTTTAAATACGATCGATAATGTTTGGGCCGAACGAATTGCAAGAAGTGCAACCATCCAAAAAGGCGGATCTGTGATGTTGGCGATTTACCCAATGTCAGGTAAGAATATTAAAGAAAGTGGAATCCATAACATTTTAAAATTAGAAGAAGACATCGGCAAAACGA is a window from the Bacillus alveayuensis genome containing:
- a CDS encoding putative dehydrogenase (product_source=COG0673; cath_funfam=3.40.50.720; cog=COG0673; pfam=PF01408; superfamily=51735); translation: MIRFATIGTNWITEEFLKAAKNIPDFSLTAVYSRTEERAKKFAAKVGAKLTFTSLEEMAKSNEVDAVYIASPNSFHAEQAILFMKHGKHVLCEKPMASNTKEVKAMLKAAKEHNVVLMEAMKTTLLPNFLSIRKHIHKIGKIRRYFASYCQYSSRYDQYKNGIVLNAFNPRFSNGALMDIGIYCLYPMVFLFGKPQSVQANSIRLPSGVDGEGSIILHYGDMDGVVMYSKITNSYIPSEIQGEEGSILMDTIHTPQKVEIRYRNGHIEDITEKQREHPMYYEVKEFIELIQNGKHESEINSHHNSLTTIDIIEQARKQTGIIFPADV
- a CDS encoding transcriptional regulator with PAS, ATPase and Fis domain (product_source=COG3829; cath_funfam=1.10.10.60,1.10.8.60,1.20.58.300,3.40.50.300; cog=COG3829; pfam=PF00158,PF02954; smart=SM00091,SM00382; superfamily=46689,52540,55785), which gives rise to MLDFHKERYLQKINHRLAKFPVETEFFPLTIEARYSEYFLSLLEKVHKTGMNIYCDLGLLIPAKVKAEVFGVFVIKPKKHMEKWFEENIEMIECIAEALVEMISTEMEKGLLEKENDMFRMEIQHLFLSTKDFVALVSPDGTIQEMSDSFASYLKKSRSSLIGEPITDLISQEYFQNIKKTYENKDWNVTLHHIEEEQINVYVKPLYYLHSITSYLLYFKPIQSKAKVKQHTVYQFHDIKGVSHSIQSVIEMAKRVAPSSTTIMLRGESGTGKEVFAQSIHQYSNRAHKPFIAINCAAIPETLLESELFGYAKGAFTGAKERKKGRFELANGGTIFLDEIGDMSLHLQAKLLRVIQERKIEPVGDTKSIDVDVRIIAATHQNLEKLVKEGKFREDLYYRLNVIPITIPPLRERKEDIPILIEYFIKYWSNRLNRPPKRLSQNVYQLLLEYDWPGNVRELQNVIQHLVELEIGDIVTVKSLPDYLKNQPAMNVKKTNEYRDQHSRDEKDEIIQLLDQFGRDTPGKKKVAEALGISLSTLYRRMNKLKIK
- a CDS encoding DUF917 family protein (product_source=COG3535; cath_funfam=2.40.390.10,3.40.1610.10; cog=COG3535; ko=KO:K09703; pfam=PF06032; superfamily=160991), with translation MAWTITKKDIPDIALGAKLLSCGGGGDTKTIEHLLLSVMDDQDLIVVKTVEEIMDEWIVPIGMIGSPVLYMEDIPVGDEGKQILEYYEHHTRKQANALISIEIGGMNALVPLLVALQKHLPVIDGDGMGRSFPELDMTTFYGSNIPIPPLALKTLHHEVMLTKGDIIQQTKEIIMNDSGYGHFISYGMSGREAKTSMIPGTLKLVLYLGKALKSGSRTEKLEKLQAAFENSVYGKPIFQFKGTIISLQKWFEKEGLVGRFFVIGRSPFSNRTIQIQFQNEFLCIEEQNGMMFTTPELILLLDERTLLPCSVSEIEEGQHVLVFVIPAPNMLRTSGMIQLVGPQRFGLPGSYKPFELEGGKLDEARN
- a CDS encoding N-methylhydantoinase A/oxoprolinase/acetone carboxylase beta subunit (product_source=COG0145; cath_funfam=3.30.420.40; cog=COG0145; pfam=PF01968,PF05378; superfamily=53067), which translates into the protein MRLGIDVGGTNTNAVLVADDGKIVAVSQQLTTDDILTGIFEALKQMFSDTKLNPKKIKGVFIGTTHVSNALYFETGLVNVALIRLSKQKSFIKPALKWPKSLKSYIRHEFHVPSTLSFTKKDPTCVIENEVLSDIFSEIEKSGVEAVCIVGANSPFHEIEEKCVQKQLLERFPDMHVTMSHTIGSLGFIERENAALLNAMLSKVLKNALKGISTIFEKLNVHCPYWLIQNNGSIMSIEEAMHFPILTISSGVLNSLRGASILTELRDFILVDVGGSTINIGKMVNGRMEENVGSSTLLGIEINMPIPAITSLPFGFESVVKGEKGFLSLEKKKEKLIGNAQITLDGNKWTITDCFLKKSPIFPFYPNNHKRNLEKLSEEECQKIVKFVIKETKQAIDKYEELNRDIPIVLVGGASPFLKDRLFGKYRKVYHPAGYAYCNAIGACYAPVSAQLDKVLWLHDEKKEHVIEKRKQEVIDTVIRKGAKRDTVQVVSIKEYPFAYLKGQVLRVRIKAEGEL
- a CDS encoding cytosine permease (product_source=KO:K10974; cog=COG1457; ko=KO:K10974; pfam=PF02133; tigrfam=TIGR00800; transmembrane_helix_parts=Inside_1_29,TMhelix_30_52,Outside_53_55,TMhelix_56_78,Inside_79_90,TMhelix_91_113,Outside_114_132,TMhelix_133_155,Inside_156_161,TMhelix_162_179,Outside_180_198,TMhelix_199_221,Inside_222_232,TMhelix_233_255,Outside_256_264,TMhelix_265_287,Inside_288_306,TMhelix_307_329,Outside_330_332,TMhelix_333_355,Inside_356_367,TMhelix_368_390,Outside_391_399,TMhelix_400_422,Inside_423_439), yielding MQDDKKIKDFEREPVPQELRKGWLNLGAVWLGIGICLASVITGGTLGAGLTISQAIFAAIIGSLLLSIISALCSVVGAKTGLSTGLVSKFALGEYGSYAVSIVISISLFGWFGVQTQLFGASAQQILHELFGVNISVDLLSIIGGLLMTTSAVIGYKAIEKLSILAAPLMSFLLIASLWKVVHSHTWSEISIPPLAENAMPFTIAVSIVAGSFIVGSVIGPDIARYAKTPKDAVLASFFGFLIGYSFVLIIAAILAKATSQSDIVQIMLGLGWGSFAMLILILGQWTTNDNNLYSSALGFSVIFKKVPKFILTIIAGVIGTLLAALNIYDSFVPFLIFLSVLIPPIGGIYTADYFANQSKYSFEHLNTVGKVNVIGAATWIVSAFIAFCTTPSPNGFGLFTLTNAPALDAFLIAFVMQFALVKAAETRKKKLKINQQAM
- a CDS encoding DUF917 family protein (product_source=COG3535; cath_funfam=2.40.390.10,3.40.1610.10; cog=COG3535; ko=KO:K09703; pfam=PF06032; superfamily=160991), with amino-acid sequence MRFIGKQEIEDIAIGAALLGTGGGGDPYIGKLMALQAIEEFGPIKLLSVDEVPDDALIVPSGMMGAPTVLVEKVPSGDEALQAFKSLESYLGKKIFATMPIEAGGINSLLPLALAARLGLPVVDVDGMGRAFPELQMVTFYLDGISATPMVLADEKGNSTLLNTIDNVWAERIARSATIQKGGSVMLAIYPMSGKNIKESGIHNILKLEEDIGKTIRLAKANNVDPIKEVLALTGGFELFRGKVSDVNRKTETGFARGTAKMDGLANYKGETLQLRFQNEHLIAQTEDRLLCVTPDLIAVLDEETGLPITTEGLKYGARCVVIGIPCDPKWRTEKGIETCGPKYFGYAVDYVPVEELVKKGTRAK